A part of Novipirellula artificiosorum genomic DNA contains:
- a CDS encoding aspartate carbamoyltransferase catalytic subunit, which yields MPDTGANDLPFPDNWRRRDLLELQCLEADEIQTLLDTAQTLKDRTGGGRKRLSLLRGKTCANLFFENSTRTRSSFSLAAKRLGADTLEFSSAGSSVAKGETFVDTAKTIQAMGVDWVVTRHNTPGTPHLLARELDCSVLNAGDGAHEHPTQGLLDMLTIRQHRGRLDGLTVALVGDIAHSRTARSNLWGLRKMGAHVIVCGPPTLVSPRWAEIGFEVAHSLDEILPRCDVLNLLRIQFERQHARFFPSVHEYAALYAMTASRMRRAKENILIMAPGPINRGVEITPEVADGPQSVILEQVTNGIAVRMAALWLLAGAADRQAAGEMTEPTQVSQPQWS from the coding sequence ATGCCTGACACCGGTGCCAACGACCTTCCCTTCCCTGACAATTGGCGTCGTCGGGATCTGCTTGAGTTACAGTGTCTCGAAGCCGACGAGATCCAGACGCTGCTCGACACCGCACAGACGCTCAAGGATCGGACCGGTGGCGGACGAAAGAGGCTGTCGCTGCTTCGTGGCAAGACCTGTGCCAACCTGTTTTTCGAAAACAGCACGCGTACTCGCAGCAGTTTTTCGCTTGCGGCCAAACGGTTGGGCGCCGACACACTGGAATTCAGCAGTGCAGGCAGCAGCGTTGCGAAGGGTGAGACGTTTGTCGACACCGCCAAGACGATCCAAGCCATGGGGGTTGATTGGGTCGTCACTCGACACAACACACCTGGTACACCTCACTTGCTCGCCCGCGAACTTGATTGCAGCGTGTTGAATGCGGGCGACGGAGCTCACGAACATCCAACGCAAGGCTTGTTGGACATGTTGACGATCCGCCAGCATCGTGGCCGACTCGACGGTTTGACGGTCGCGTTGGTCGGGGACATTGCTCACAGCCGAACGGCTCGCAGTAACCTGTGGGGACTCCGAAAAATGGGGGCTCACGTCATCGTCTGCGGCCCCCCCACGCTGGTCAGCCCCCGATGGGCCGAGATCGGGTTTGAAGTCGCCCACAGTCTTGACGAAATCTTACCTCGTTGTGATGTACTGAACTTGCTCCGCATTCAGTTTGAACGACAACACGCTCGTTTTTTCCCTAGCGTTCACGAATATGCGGCGCTTTATGCGATGACCGCTTCGCGGATGCGGCGAGCCAAGGAGAACATCTTGATCATGGCTCCGGGGCCGATCAACCGTGGCGTCGAAATCACGCCCGAAGTGGCCGACGGTCCACAATCCGTGATCTTGGAACAGGTCACCAACGGGATCGCCGTTCGGATGGCCGCGCTGTGGTTGTTGGCCGGTGCTGCCGATCGCCAAGCCGCAGGCGAAATGACCGAACCGACTCAAGTCTCGCAACCTCAGTGGTCTTAA
- a CDS encoding DUF423 domain-containing protein: protein MRHPPASRQIMLLAAVTGSLGVLIGAFGAHGLDGFLEQQSLDPETIAKRVGQFDVGARYHLIHSVVLLALVAIPLGRDSLRLKLAWLFVSGIVLFSGSLYLLVLTNQSKLGMITPIGGILWVVAWGLLGWLPGTDRAAENE, encoded by the coding sequence ATGCGCCATCCACCCGCTTCTCGGCAAATCATGCTTCTCGCCGCTGTCACCGGCTCCCTTGGCGTGCTGATCGGGGCGTTCGGGGCTCATGGGCTCGATGGTTTTCTCGAGCAGCAGTCACTCGATCCGGAAACGATCGCCAAGCGGGTTGGCCAATTTGACGTCGGGGCTCGCTATCACTTGATTCACAGCGTTGTGCTGCTGGCCCTTGTCGCGATTCCCCTTGGCCGCGATTCGCTGCGGCTGAAATTGGCATGGCTGTTCGTCAGCGGAATCGTTTTGTTCAGCGGCAGCCTCTATTTGCTGGTTTTGACGAACCAATCCAAGCTGGGGATGATCACGCCGATTGGCGGCATCCTTTGGGTGGTCGCATGGGGATTGCTCGGTTGGCTGCCTGGAACGGACCGGGCCGCGGAAAATGAGTGA